A genomic region of Zalophus californianus isolate mZalCal1 chromosome 1, mZalCal1.pri.v2, whole genome shotgun sequence contains the following coding sequences:
- the ATP5PF gene encoding ATP synthase-coupling factor 6, mitochondrial isoform X1, with the protein MILQRLFRFSSLIQSAVSVHLRRNIGVTAVAFNKELDPVQKLFVDKIREYRTKRHVQDEFLPARLHNRASGGPVDIGPEYQQDLERELFKLKQMYGKADMNTFPDFKFEDPKFEVIEKPQS; encoded by the exons ATGATTCTTCAGAGGCTCTTCAggttctcctctctcattcagtCTGCAGTCTCAGTTCATTTGAGGAGGAACATTGGTGTTACAGCAGTGGCATTTAATAAGGAACTTGATCCTGTACAGAAACTCTTCGTGGACAAGATTAGAGAATACAGAACTAAGCGACA TGTACAAGATGAGTTTTTACCAGCTCGTTTACACAACAGGGCATCTGGAGGACCCGTTGATATTGGCCCAGAGTACCAGCAAGACCTAGAGAGGGAGCTTTTTAAGCTTAAGCAAATGTATGGTAAAGCAGACATGAATACGTTCCCGGACTTCAAATTTGAAG atcCTAAATTTGAAGTCATCGAAAAACCCCAGTCCtga
- the ATP5PF gene encoding ATP synthase-coupling factor 6, mitochondrial isoform X2 — translation MILQRLFRFSSLIQSAVSVHLRRNIGVTAVAFNKELDPVQKLFVDKIREYRTKRQASGGPVDIGPEYQQDLERELFKLKQMYGKADMNTFPDFKFEDPKFEVIEKPQS, via the exons ATGATTCTTCAGAGGCTCTTCAggttctcctctctcattcagtCTGCAGTCTCAGTTCATTTGAGGAGGAACATTGGTGTTACAGCAGTGGCATTTAATAAGGAACTTGATCCTGTACAGAAACTCTTCGTGGACAAGATTAGAGAATACAGAACTAAGCGACA GGCATCTGGAGGACCCGTTGATATTGGCCCAGAGTACCAGCAAGACCTAGAGAGGGAGCTTTTTAAGCTTAAGCAAATGTATGGTAAAGCAGACATGAATACGTTCCCGGACTTCAAATTTGAAG atcCTAAATTTGAAGTCATCGAAAAACCCCAGTCCtga